The nucleotide sequence GCCGCAGGCTCAGCAGGTGCTGGGCGGCGGTACTGATGTCTTCCATCAGACCGGTTTCAGTGACCTCCAGCTCGAGGCTGCCGGGCGGCAGGCGATAAATTTGCAGCAGATTGTTGACCATCCGTGGCAGCTCGGCGTGGTGTAGTTGCACCGTGGACAAGTTGACGGCCATACGCAGCGCGGGGAACCCCAGGTCATGCCATTCGCGCAGTTGCCGGCAGGCTTGGTCCAGTACCCATTCGCCAATCTTGATAATCGTGCCGTTCTGTTCCGCCAGGGGAATGAACAGGTCAGGCGGCACCAGGCCGTGTTCCGGATGTTGCCAGCGCAGCAGCGCCTCGACGCCGACCACGTGGTGGTCGCGGTAACTGATCTGCGGTTGATACACCAAGTGCAATTGATCGCGGTTCAAGGCGTCGCGCAGGTCTTTCTCCAGTTCGCGGCGACGGCGCATTTCACTGTCGACGCTGGCGATATAGAACTGGTAGCGACTGCGCGAGCGGCTCTTGGCCAGCGTCATGGTTTGCTCGGCTTTTTGCAGCAGCTTCTCGGTGCTGTCGCCGTCTTCCGGGAACAAAGTAATGCCAATGGTGGCCCGCAGGCGGATTTGCTGGTGATCGAGGGCGAATTCGGCGTCCAGGTCATCAAGGATGCTCTGGGCCAGTTCGGCCGCCTCGTAGGGTTGTTCGATGTCGGGCTGGACCAGGGCGAACTGGTCGCCTCCCAGGCGGGCGAGGGCGCCGAGGCGGCCACTGTGAGCGCGCAGGCGATCGGCCAGGGCCAGCAATAACTGATCGCCCGCCTGGTAGGTGAATTGCTCGTTGACGCTTTTGAAGTCGTCCAGGCCGACGCATAGCACCGCGACCCTACGTTGTCGGCGACTGGCATCAATGAGGATTTTGTCCAACTGTTCCTGGAGTTTCTGGCGATTCGGTAGCCCGGTCAGAAAGTCATGCTGGGCCATGCGCAGCAGGCTGTTTTCGGCTTCATGACGCAGGTGGGTGTTGCGCTCGATGGAGGCCAGCAACTGGTTGGCGGTGTTGATCCAATGTCCCAGTTCGTTGCTTTCGTGTCCCTTGAGCAGCGGAATCTTGTGTTCACTCGGGCGGTCGGGGTTGATTGAACTCAGGTGCCCGATGATCCGCGACAGCGGCTTGGTCAGCAACCAGTGATAGACCAGGTACAACACCAGGCCCATGGCCAGGGCGCGCAATACGCCGGAGATGAAGATGATCACCGAGCTGACAATGAAGCTGTTGCCGTAAACGGCGGTGTCGAGGGTGATGCTCAGGTCGCCGTAATATTCGCTGTACGGCCCGCGCCCCACCAGCGGTGTGGTGAAGGTGCGTTCTTGGCCAAGGATCAGGTCGGTGAGCCAGCGGCTGGAAGAGTGCTGCAGGGCGCGACTCTTTTCGGCGAGCATCGGTTCGTTGGGATGACCGATGGAAGCCATGCGTACGGATTCATCTTGGAAGAGG is from Pseudomonas mucidolens and encodes:
- a CDS encoding putative bifunctional diguanylate cyclase/phosphodiesterase, which translates into the protein MKLELKNSLSVKLLRVALLSALIVGVVLSAAQIVFDAYKTRQAVAGDAQRILDMFRDPSTQAVYSLDREMGMQVIEGLFQDESVRMASIGHPNEPMLAEKSRALQHSSSRWLTDLILGQERTFTTPLVGRGPYSEYYGDLSITLDTAVYGNSFIVSSVIIFISGVLRALAMGLVLYLVYHWLLTKPLSRIIGHLSSINPDRPSEHKIPLLKGHESNELGHWINTANQLLASIERNTHLRHEAENSLLRMAQHDFLTGLPNRQKLQEQLDKILIDASRRQRRVAVLCVGLDDFKSVNEQFTYQAGDQLLLALADRLRAHSGRLGALARLGGDQFALVQPDIEQPYEAAELAQSILDDLDAEFALDHQQIRLRATIGITLFPEDGDSTEKLLQKAEQTMTLAKSRSRSRYQFYIASVDSEMRRRRELEKDLRDALNRDQLHLVYQPQISYRDHHVVGVEALLRWQHPEHGLVPPDLFIPLAEQNGTIIKIGEWVLDQACRQLREWHDLGFPALRMAVNLSTVQLHHAELPRMVNNLLQIYRLPPGSLELEVTETGLMEDISTAAQHLLSLRRSGALIAIDDFGTGYSSLSYLKSLPLDKIKIDKSFVQDLLDDDDDASIVRAIIQLGKSLGMQVIAEGVETVEQEAYVIAEGCHEGQGYHYSKPLPARELAAYLKQSARNNAVIL